The Candidatus Nitrosotalea sinensis genomic interval CTTTTCTATCAAGAATTTTTGGTTCAACCCAACAAAGACCATCAAGAATTAATTCTACTACGCCAGCTTTGAATTCATCATTTACCCTTTCAGATATTTTCATCGAATCACTTGAAATTCCATACTTTTTAATTTCTGTGACAAACATCTCTTGATCAGATACAACCCTTTGGAATATCTTAGAAATAAGATCTTTTAGTGAATTGAAATCTTTCAATTGATTGTTATAAGATAGAGAGAGATCACCTGAACCAAGAATTGTTTGAGACACATGAAATGATTTTCCTGAAAATTCTTGTTTTATGGAATTAAGAACAGCGGGGTCTACAGTACTCAGGTATTCTAAAGAGGTGTGTTTTATGGAGTCAGATATGAGAATTCGTATGATTTGAGACCTATTTTCAAATGTATCATCAAGTTCAGCGAGTCCAAATTTTATAGATTGATCAATAGAAAATATATCGCATGGTCTTGGAACAGCTAGCACATTATTAATTATGGATCGAGTTCTTTCTGATTCGCCAACAAGTAGTTCTAAACAATGTATCCCTATACGAACACTTACTCCTTTATCTTGATTTATGTCAGTACTAGAACGAGCTGTTTGTACAATTCTTGCGAGAATCTTAAGCAAAAATATCGGGATGAATGCTTTTGGAATTTTTGCTTCCTGAATAATGATCATCATTTCTTCATCAAGAGATCGTGGATAATGAGTTTGGATGTGACTTTTCAATCTATCATATAGTGGTTCTATTATTTTTCCAGAATGTGTGTAGTCAATAGGATTTGCCGTTGCAAAAAATACTGTTTTTGGTTCAAATATAACAGGATATGCACCAGTGGTGAATCTACCTTCTTGTAGAACAGACAACAGAGATACTTGTTTTCTAGTATCAAGAACAGGCAACTCGTCAATGCAGAATAATCCATGTTTTGCCTGCATTAGTTGCCCTGGAAAATAAGATTCAATTTCATACATTTCTGTACCTTTTTTTGTTACTCGAATTGCATCTATTTGACCAACCAGATCCTTAACAGATATGTCTGGGGTTGCCAATACATACTTGAATCTACGCAAACCATCAACCCATTCTATTTTAGTATC includes:
- a CDS encoding sigma 54-interacting transcriptional regulator, whose amino-acid sequence is MSSEYEILVNRSYSSEPKYAEIMAGVPEDYAQIKTLRDLLEINYKIVGAKEQLRRNLIAKIRSKNIAYPGILGFDNDVVPALDRAILSYHDMILVGQIGQAKTKLAQIIAANLLSPMPVIKGSITNDCPMDLPAHNLVSLLEDKENRMSIPQFYVDGDSMEKIRNDKLDTKIEWVDGLRRFKYVLATPDISVKDLVGQIDAIRVTKKGTEMYEIESYFPGQLMQAKHGLFCIDELPVLDTRKQVSLLSVLQEGRFTTGAYPVIFEPKTVFFATANPIDYTHSGKIIEPLYDRLKSHIQTHYPRSLDEEMMIIIQEAKIPKAFIPIFLLKILARIVQTARSSTDINQDKGVSVRIGIHCLELLVGESERTRSIINNVLAVPRPCDIFSIDQSIKFGLAELDDTFENRSQIIRILISDSIKHTSLEYLSTVDPAVLNSIKQEFSGKSFHVSQTILGSGDLSLSYNNQLKDFNSLKDLISKIFQRVVSDQEMFVTEIKKYGISSDSMKISERVNDEFKAGVVELILDGLCWVEPKILDRKDGMYFGNQ